From the genome of Pseudomonas sp. TMP9, one region includes:
- a CDS encoding methyl-accepting chemotaxis protein — translation MTLRNLNIAPRATLGFGLVALLVLLLGSFSLLQMAEMNTQADKVKSKWLPSIIGVGELSQDVLRLRAMTLRLMLNTDESMATANLSKIEDLYGALAKSKDNYEKYISSPEEKASYQRFTQAEGNYLREQRQIVQAVRQNDLDAALAIANGALNGHADSMTKTLIELAGINQIGATAAVEKSNQVFVSARLWVIAVIALALGLTVILAMLLTRSIVAPLAEAVRVAEVVASGNLTQSIEVQGSDEPARLLGALKTMQQSLRSTIQGIADSSTQLASASEELSAVTEDSTRGLHQQNDEIEQAATAVNEMTSASEEVARNAVSTSEASKESNRTAQHGREQVRQTVDSISSLAEDVTSTASEVEQLAGKVRDISKVLDVIRSIAEQTNLLALNAAIEAARAGDAGRGFAVVADEVRALAHRTQQSTQEIEQMVGGIQQGTDRAVNAMQNSNSRARSTLDVAKAAGQALDEIAVAISQINERNLVIASAAEEQAQVAREVDRNLVNIRDLSMQSSAGANQTSAASQELSRLAVDLTALVARFSI, via the coding sequence ATGACACTCAGAAACCTTAACATTGCACCCAGAGCGACGCTCGGCTTTGGTTTGGTAGCCCTGCTGGTGCTATTGCTTGGCAGCTTTTCGCTGCTGCAAATGGCTGAAATGAACACGCAGGCCGATAAAGTTAAAAGTAAATGGCTGCCTAGCATTATAGGTGTGGGCGAACTAAGCCAGGATGTGCTGCGCCTTCGAGCAATGACCCTGCGTTTAATGCTCAATACTGATGAAAGCATGGCTACGGCTAATTTGTCTAAGATTGAAGATCTCTATGGCGCCTTGGCTAAGTCAAAAGATAATTATGAGAAATATATTTCTTCGCCTGAAGAAAAAGCGAGCTATCAGCGTTTCACCCAGGCGGAAGGTAATTATCTACGCGAGCAGCGGCAGATTGTACAGGCGGTCCGCCAGAACGATTTGGATGCAGCTTTGGCGATAGCTAACGGTGCGCTTAATGGCCACGCCGACAGCATGACCAAGACGTTAATTGAGCTTGCGGGAATTAACCAAATTGGCGCCACCGCTGCGGTGGAAAAGTCTAACCAGGTGTTTGTCAGCGCGCGCTTGTGGGTGATTGCCGTTATAGCTTTGGCGCTGGGCCTAACCGTGATTCTGGCGATGCTGCTGACCCGCAGCATCGTCGCACCGCTGGCTGAAGCGGTGCGGGTGGCCGAAGTGGTGGCGAGCGGTAACCTCACTCAATCAATTGAGGTGCAAGGCAGCGATGAACCGGCGCGCTTGTTGGGTGCGCTAAAAACCATGCAACAGAGTCTGCGCAGCACCATTCAGGGTATTGCCGACTCTTCAACGCAACTGGCCTCCGCCTCTGAGGAGCTGAGTGCGGTGACAGAGGACTCCACCCGTGGTTTGCACCAGCAGAACGATGAAATCGAGCAGGCTGCTACCGCTGTCAATGAGATGACCAGTGCATCAGAAGAAGTAGCGCGCAATGCCGTCAGCACCTCTGAGGCGTCTAAAGAGTCCAACCGCACCGCGCAGCATGGCCGCGAGCAAGTGCGCCAGACCGTTGATTCAATCAGTTCCTTGGCTGAAGACGTCACCAGCACTGCCTCCGAGGTTGAACAACTGGCAGGTAAGGTGCGTGATATCAGCAAAGTCTTGGATGTGATTCGCTCGATTGCCGAACAAACCAACTTATTAGCGCTCAACGCCGCGATTGAAGCCGCGCGCGCAGGTGATGCTGGGCGGGGTTTTGCTGTGGTGGCGGATGAAGTTCGAGCGCTGGCACACCGTACCCAGCAATCAACTCAGGAAATTGAACAGATGGTCGGCGGCATTCAGCAGGGTACTGATAGAGCCGTAAACGCCATGCAAAACAGCAACAGCCGAGCGCGTTCGACCCTGGATGTAGCCAAGGCCGCCGGGCAGGCGCTGGATGAAATCGCAGTGGCTATTTCACAGATCAACGAGCGTAACCTGGTGATTGCCAGCGCAGCAGAAGAACAAGCCCAGGTGGCACGTGAAGTGGACCGCAACTTGGTCAACATCCGCGACCTGTCGATGCAGTCATCTGCTGGGGCCAACCAAACCTCGGCCGCCAGCCAGGAGCTGTCACGTCTCGCCGTTGACCTAACGGCGTTGGTGGCGCGCTTCTCGATTTGA